Proteins found in one Zea mays cultivar B73 chromosome 1, Zm-B73-REFERENCE-NAM-5.0, whole genome shotgun sequence genomic segment:
- the LOC100275540 gene encoding Dof zinc finger protein DOF3.6, whose protein sequence is MVFSSVPVYLDPPNWNQHQHQPQHEQLQAHHGQLPSDAGGGGGGGVDVHAHHHQLPPMPPSAPGGALMAPRRDMAAVVAASGGSTSGGGGPTGGGSPIRPGSMTERARLAKIPQPEPGLKCPRCESTNTKFCYFNNYSLSQPRHFCKTCRRYWTRGGTLRNVPVGGGCRRNKRTKSSKSNSSSAASASSAGGTSSSTSSTATGGSGSAASIMPPHQGHGGQPQFLASLHHPLVGGDHYSTGASRLGFPGLSSLDPMDYHQFGAGAGGAIGLEQWRLPQIQQFPFLSSRPDAVQPPMSGIYPFEVEGHGGEGSGFAGHMLGDPKVSGSAGLITQLASVKMEDNPTSAAMASSSPREFLGLPRNLQLWGASGNGGASGNNGGGTGNAAGGGDTIPPGSSWVDLSGFNSSSSGNVL, encoded by the exons ATGGTATTTTCTTCGGTTCCTGTCTACCTTGATCCACCCAATTGGAACCAGCATCAGCACCAGCCACAGCATGAG CAACTGCAAGCTCACCATGGCCAGCTTCCAAGTGACGCCGGAGGAGGTGGAGGCGGTGGCGTCGACGTGCATGCGCACCATCATCAGCTACCGCCGATGCCACCTTCTGCTCCTGGTGGGGCTCTCATGGCTCCTCGCCGTGACATGGCGGCTGTGGTCGCCGCGAGCGGTGGCAGCACGAGCGGCGGCGGTGGGCCGACTGGCGGTGGTTCCCCTATCCGTCCGGGCTCCATGACCGAGCGGGCTAGGCTCGCCAAGATCCCGCAGCCAGAGCCGGGGCTCAAGTGCCCGCGTTGCGAGTCCACCAACACCAAGTTTTGCTACTTCAACAACTACTCGCTCTCCCAGCCGCGCCACTTCTGCAAGACGTGTCGCCGGTACTGGACGCGCGGCGGCACGCTCCGGAACGTCCCCGTTGGCGGCGGGTGCCGCCGCAACAAGCGCACCAAGTCGTCCAAGTCCAACTCGTCGTCAGCCGCCTCCGCTTCCAGCGCGGGTGGGACGTCGTCGTCCACCTCGTCCACCGCGACCGGTGGCAGCGGCAGCGCCGCCAGCATCATGCCGCCTCACCAGGGGCACGGGGGACAGCCGCAGTTCCTAGCCTCGTTGCACCACCCTCTCGTCGGCGGGGACCACTACAGCACCGGCGCGTCAAGATTAGGGTTCCCCGGGCTGAGCTCGCTGGACCCCATGGACTACCACCAGTTCGGCGCCGGTGCCGGAGGTGCCATCGGGCTGGAGCAGTGGCGCCTACCGCAGATACAACAGTTCCCATTCCTAAGCAGCCGCCCCGACGCCGTGCAACCGCCAATGTCTGGCATTTACCCGTTCGAAGTGGAAGGCCACGGCGGGGAAGGTTCCGGCTTCGCTGGTCACATGCTTGGTGACCCCAAGGTGTCCGGCTCAGCCGGACTGATCACGCAGCTGGCGTCAGTGAAGATGGAGGACAACCCAACGTCCGCAGCGATGGCAAGCAGCTCACCGAGGGAGTTCCTTGGTCTCCCTAGGAACCTCCAATTATGGGGCGCTAGCGGCAACGGCGGTGCAAGTGGCAACAATGGAGGAGGCACCGGCAACGCTGCCGGTGGCGGCGACACTATTCCTCCGGGTAGCAGCTGGGTAGACCTGTCAGGATTCAACTCGTCTTCGTCCGGGAACGTGCTGTGA